Part of the Euzebya sp. genome is shown below.
CGGCCGCGGGCGAGGCGGTCGGCGAACTCCGCCGGCTTGCCCTTGAGGCCCCAGCGCGCGCCGAGGACGTAGTGCTCCGCCTGGCTCATCGACTCAGCGCCACCGGCGATGACCACGTCGGCCACGCCGGTCTGGACGCGCATGGACGCGTCGAGGATCGCCTGGAGGCCGGAGCCGCAGCGGCGGTCGAGCTGCATGCCGGGCACCTCGACGCCGAACCCCGCGTCGAGCGCGGCGACCCGGCCGATCGCCGGCGCCTCCCCGTTGGGGTAGCCCTGGCCGAGGATCACGTCCTCGACCGCGGAGGGGTCGAGCCCGCTCCGGTCGATCAGGGCACGCAGCGCGGTCGCGGCGAGGGTGGTGACCTCGACGTCGCGGAACTGCCCGCCGTACCCGCCCACGGGGGTGCGGACGGGGTGGCAGAAGACGACGTCTCGCAGCTCGGTCATGGCGTGGGGGTCCTCCTACATGTGGCGGCCACCGGTCACCTCGATCGTGATGCCGGTGCAGTAGCTGGCCAGGTCGCTCGCCAGGAACAGCGCGACCTTGGCGACCTCGTCGGGCTGCCCGGCGCGCTGCATCGGGATCGACGACGTCGCGGCCTCCTGGGCGTCGGCGGGCATGGCCCGGGTCATCGCGGTGTCGATGAAGCCGGGTTGGATGGCGTTGACGCGGATGGCGTGCTTCGCCCCCTCGCGAGCAACGGACTTGGTCATCCCGACGATGCCCGCCTTGGCGGCGGCGTAGTTCGACTGGCCGAAGTTGCCGATCTTCCCCGAGATCGACGACATGTTCACGATCGCGCCGCCGTCGGCCCGGCCGTCGGCGACCTGGGCCTTCATCACGGCCAGCGCCTCCTTCATGCCGAGCCAGGTGCCCTGGAGGTGCACGTCGATCACCTGTCGGAACTGCTCGAGGGTCATGTTCTTCAGCGAGGCGTCGCGGGTGATGCCGGCGTTGTTGACCAGCACGTCGAGCCGGCCGAACCGGTCGGTCGTC
Proteins encoded:
- the fabG gene encoding 3-oxoacyl-ACP reductase FabG; this encodes MGLLEGRVALVTGGAQGIGLAIAQRFAAEGASVVIADIDLDAATAAAEAIDGPAAGVRADVVDPDDVAAMVAATTDRFGRLDVLVNNAGITRDASLKNMTLEQFRQVIDVHLQGTWLGMKEALAVMKAQVADGRADGGAIVNMSSISGKIGNFGQSNYAAAKAGIVGMTKSVAREGAKHAIRVNAIQPGFIDTAMTRAMPADAQEAATSSIPMQRAGQPDEVAKVALFLASDLASYCTGITIEVTGGRHM